From a single Candidatus Thorarchaeota archaeon genomic region:
- a CDS encoding transcriptional regulator: protein MQTRRERIAQLLEESDHPLTAQDIAEVLGLENRNVVFEDIEHIAKSAKREGKRVLIRPASCGKCGYVFTPKSAKRPSRCPKCKSEWILLPGYLIRPAGKRQ, encoded by the coding sequence ATGCAAACTCGTAGAGAACGAATCGCCCAGCTATTAGAAGAATCGGATCACCCGCTCACAGCACAGGATATTGCAGAAGTTCTTGGTCTTGAGAACCGTAACGTTGTCTTCGAAGACATTGAACATATTGCAAAATCTGCAAAACGCGAGGGGAAGCGAGTGCTGATCCGTCCCGCCTCTTGTGGGAAGTGTGGTTACGTATTCACTCCCAAGTCTGCAAAACGTCCATCACGTTGTCCCAAGTGCAAGTCCGAGTGGATCCTCTTGCCCGGTTATTTGATCCGTCCCGCAGGAAAACGGCAGTAG
- a CDS encoding endonuclease Q family protein, giving the protein MLQIDADFHIHSPHSIGVSKDMTIPNIAAGARRKGVMLVGTGDATQPDWLNHLRTTLEPTDEGLKYEDVYFIITVEIEDEDAIHHVVLLPDFEAVEQLREFLRPHSPNLDHEWGGRPRANVNGGMLAGLVRDAGGLIGPAHAFTPYRSIFREGKYDSLAACYGQEVQHIHFIELGLSADTEIADHIPELRNRTFITSSDAHSPTPNKLGREFVRLEVEQPTYDEIAKALKREGGRGATLNVGLDPRLGKYYLSFCSSCRRTLILEEGDGPPSFDEMNVYFRVGSPEEQAELLSDIHERRIKCPACGKRLRLGVRDRAKMIGEVKSKSPPHRPPYLHMPPLTELIRVSLGVKSTTSKRVRSLYDQLISSVGTETYILTEADERPIANVNKRISEVILSYRSGEVGYIPGGGGRYGQVVAPWSEKT; this is encoded by the coding sequence ATGCTACAGATTGATGCTGACTTTCATATTCATTCACCTCACTCGATCGGTGTCAGCAAGGACATGACAATTCCAAATATCGCAGCAGGGGCAAGACGGAAGGGGGTCATGCTGGTGGGAACTGGAGATGCAACACAACCGGATTGGCTGAATCATCTTCGGACCACCCTTGAACCCACAGATGAAGGTCTCAAGTATGAGGATGTCTACTTCATCATCACCGTAGAGATAGAAGATGAGGATGCGATCCACCATGTCGTGCTATTGCCTGATTTTGAGGCTGTGGAACAACTGAGAGAATTTCTGAGACCTCATTCCCCAAATCTGGATCATGAGTGGGGCGGTCGGCCCCGTGCAAATGTAAATGGGGGGATGCTTGCAGGTCTGGTCAGGGACGCGGGAGGTCTCATCGGCCCGGCCCATGCGTTCACACCATATCGTTCAATATTCCGCGAAGGAAAATACGACTCACTCGCAGCCTGCTATGGTCAAGAGGTGCAGCATATCCATTTCATCGAGCTGGGACTCTCAGCAGACACGGAGATCGCGGATCATATTCCAGAACTTCGAAACCGTACATTCATCACATCAAGCGACGCGCATTCGCCGACACCAAATAAGCTTGGACGAGAATTTGTCAGACTTGAGGTCGAACAGCCAACATATGATGAGATAGCAAAGGCCCTCAAACGGGAGGGGGGACGAGGCGCGACGCTCAATGTTGGATTGGATCCACGCCTTGGCAAATACTATCTCTCATTCTGTAGCTCTTGCCGCCGCACTCTGATTCTCGAAGAGGGAGATGGTCCACCAAGTTTCGATGAGATGAATGTGTACTTCCGTGTGGGGTCTCCTGAGGAACAGGCAGAGTTGCTCAGCGATATCCACGAGAGAAGGATCAAGTGCCCAGCCTGTGGAAAGAGATTGCGACTCGGTGTACGCGATAGAGCAAAGATGATCGGAGAGGTGAAGAGCAAGTCACCACCACACCGACCACCATATCTTCACATGCCACCACTTACTGAACTGATCCGAGTCTCATTAGGTGTGAAATCGACAACATCTAAACGTGTCAGAAGCTTGTACGACCAGCTTATCTCAAGTGTTGGCACCGAGACCTACATCTTGACAGAGGCTGATGAACGACCAATTGCAAATGTTAACAAGAGAATAAGTGAAGTCATTCTCAGTTACCGCTCAGGAGAGGTCGGATACATTCCGGGCGGTGGAGGCCGGTATGGCCAAGTGGTCGCTCCATGGAGTGAAAAAACATGA
- a CDS encoding 5,10-methylenetetrahydromethanopterin reductase, whose amino-acid sequence MVLLGIEFVPDRPVKEIVECARLAEQVGFDHVWITDHYNNRNLWCTLTAIALNTSHVKIGPGVTNPYHTSPALSAAAVVTLNEISHGRAVVGMGAGDRVTLETLGLKWHRPVTTVIESIQSMRALIQGKRLTLDGKVFQFRRAKLSSVPRRPLLDESGKAVYKDGKVVKTAPHIPIYAGAQGPTMLRRVAPYVDGILINASHPRDFDAALKSIRTGLKGTGRDISDLDIGAYTAFSIAPTREEALSGDTRMVVAFIVAGSPDEVIERHGLTIEQREQIARLLENGDFDGASQAVTEEMIESFAIVGDRDYCIERIEDLLKTGVTHFIVGSPIGPDRREAIKMIGRELIPYFKEARS is encoded by the coding sequence ATGGTTCTCTTGGGCATTGAGTTTGTACCCGATCGACCAGTAAAGGAGATAGTTGAGTGTGCACGACTTGCTGAGCAGGTGGGGTTCGATCACGTCTGGATAACTGATCACTACAATAACCGGAACCTATGGTGTACGCTCACAGCAATCGCTCTCAATACGTCACATGTGAAGATAGGTCCGGGCGTGACCAATCCGTACCATACCAGTCCTGCCCTCTCGGCAGCGGCAGTGGTCACTCTCAACGAGATCTCGCATGGTCGTGCGGTAGTAGGGATGGGTGCTGGCGATCGAGTGACCCTTGAGACATTGGGGCTCAAATGGCATCGTCCTGTGACAACGGTGATCGAGAGTATTCAGTCAATGCGTGCACTCATTCAGGGAAAGCGTCTGACCTTGGATGGGAAAGTCTTCCAGTTTCGTCGGGCAAAATTATCCTCTGTGCCAAGGCGACCGTTACTTGACGAGTCTGGTAAGGCAGTCTATAAGGATGGTAAGGTTGTGAAGACCGCCCCGCATATTCCCATCTATGCCGGGGCGCAGGGGCCGACAATGCTACGACGAGTCGCACCCTACGTTGATGGAATTCTCATTAATGCGAGTCACCCTCGTGATTTTGATGCGGCACTCAAGTCGATCAGGACGGGATTGAAGGGGACGGGTCGTGATATATCCGATCTTGATATTGGAGCTTATACTGCGTTCAGTATTGCTCCTACTCGTGAAGAGGCTCTCTCTGGCGACACACGAATGGTCGTTGCATTTATCGTCGCCGGGTCTCCAGACGAAGTGATTGAGCGACATGGCCTTACCATCGAGCAACGCGAGCAGATTGCTAGACTTCTTGAGAACGGCGATTTTGACGGGGCATCTCAGGCTGTCACTGAAGAGATGATCGAGTCCTTTGCAATAGTTGGAGACCGTGATTATTGCATTGAGCGAATCGAGGATTTGCTTAAAACTGGAGTCACACATTTTATTGTAGGCTCGCCTATTGGTCCGGATAGACGGGAAGCGATCAAGATGATCGGCCGGGAACTGATTCCCTATTTCAAGGAGGCACGTTCATGA
- a CDS encoding DUF5814 domain-containing protein, whose amino-acid sequence MEVADARIQKLLSKPFTMVFRKTRQELSCRIEVYSAVLKDRQRAQLAGLIEFGEKQNGLLEIRRSWFVKFNKPVYYQPKEFHEILRKAKGIIIPKEASPPFLKKLLNFLERIQTTKPNIVSVCMHCLREDRLTVLTRKNAVKVSATEVVCMTCALADLKSELKSIGVKMSRGMLRQLEFQVARTKSVPRVIEMLMPGFDPTRDPDLTLVDTIDAIEVGVKKKVADLPLPDDFKKILKKNGYVDLLPVQNLAISEGLLEGKSLLIVSSTSSGKTLIGELAGIPRAMKGKKMLYLSPLVALTNEKYELWRKRYRELGLRTGIKVGMSRLDVGKEGRPIIDTDVSKSDIICATYEALDLIFRSRETKQLGEIGTVIVDEIQNLADPERGPELDGLLVRLRHHAPRAQILALSATVGTPEQLAKELRLKLVNYTGRPVPLERHLVFARNDEDKWGIIRKLVVSEFRHISSSGNRGQTIIFTFSRRRAHALSDWLRDRRVSATVYHGGLSYYRRRRVEHAFTKQRYACVVTTAALGAGVDLPASQVIFESLAMGANWLSIAEFEQMLGRAGRLGKHDRGKVYVVVEPDRKYHSGQDRTEDAIAAELLNGVVEDVEPFADLETSAEQALASISATGVRKLEDVARVYRKHLSMSVPPSDALKHLVRHHMVRVQNGINVTALGKATTLSFLKPTEGLEVYKLTDKMDVLDIAIKLEPFENVYLSSKLQGEVDSAFKTHMPTRLFSGVFSDISDLSQKRGGAARLPSWVFDVFAKWASTFFNCGCPLYPECDHGKIRLGRWLVEHRKAGLNPTGLAKKLHDEFHLWAYPGDIYSWLDSLIHNLKAVQRIAAVAGKVDLGVEIEGQIAMIEKPLKEETGTEKSAKEE is encoded by the coding sequence TTGGAAGTAGCCGATGCGAGAATTCAGAAGCTATTATCAAAGCCGTTCACTATGGTCTTTCGAAAGACCAGACAAGAACTATCTTGCAGAATCGAGGTCTACTCTGCTGTCCTCAAAGACCGCCAACGCGCACAACTTGCGGGCCTGATAGAATTTGGAGAGAAACAGAACGGGTTGCTCGAGATACGACGATCGTGGTTCGTTAAGTTCAACAAGCCCGTCTATTATCAGCCAAAAGAGTTTCACGAAATCCTCAGAAAAGCCAAGGGGATCATCATCCCAAAAGAGGCATCACCACCATTTTTGAAAAAGCTCCTGAACTTTCTTGAACGGATCCAGACAACGAAACCGAACATCGTGTCAGTCTGTATGCATTGCCTTAGAGAAGACAGACTGACTGTCTTGACAAGGAAGAATGCCGTAAAGGTTTCAGCAACAGAAGTTGTCTGTATGACCTGTGCACTCGCAGATCTAAAGTCGGAATTGAAGAGTATCGGCGTGAAGATGTCACGGGGTATGCTCAGGCAACTTGAGTTCCAAGTGGCACGTACCAAGTCCGTTCCTCGTGTGATCGAGATGCTCATGCCGGGTTTCGACCCCACGAGAGACCCTGACCTTACACTCGTAGATACGATCGACGCCATTGAGGTTGGCGTGAAAAAGAAAGTGGCAGACCTTCCACTTCCCGATGACTTCAAGAAGATCCTGAAGAAGAACGGGTATGTCGATTTGCTCCCGGTTCAGAACCTTGCCATCAGCGAGGGGCTTCTTGAGGGAAAGAGCCTCCTCATCGTCTCATCGACCTCTTCGGGAAAGACGCTCATCGGGGAACTTGCCGGAATTCCCAGAGCGATGAAGGGCAAAAAGATGCTCTATCTCTCCCCGCTGGTTGCTCTCACGAACGAGAAATACGAACTCTGGCGAAAACGGTACAGAGAACTGGGTCTCAGAACCGGGATCAAGGTGGGCATGTCAAGACTGGATGTGGGAAAAGAAGGACGACCGATCATTGATACAGATGTATCCAAGTCAGATATCATCTGCGCCACATACGAGGCATTGGACCTGATCTTTCGCTCACGCGAAACCAAACAGCTTGGAGAGATCGGAACGGTCATTGTTGACGAGATCCAGAACCTTGCTGATCCGGAGCGGGGTCCAGAACTCGATGGCCTGCTCGTAAGACTGAGACATCATGCACCGCGTGCACAGATCCTTGCTCTATCGGCAACCGTTGGAACACCCGAACAGCTCGCTAAAGAACTACGACTCAAACTTGTCAATTACACAGGTCGCCCCGTACCCTTAGAGCGTCACTTGGTCTTTGCTAGAAATGATGAAGACAAGTGGGGCATTATTCGAAAACTGGTGGTCAGCGAATTCCGTCACATCAGTAGTAGTGGCAATCGCGGACAGACGATCATCTTCACCTTCTCACGACGAAGAGCGCACGCACTGAGCGATTGGCTCCGTGACCGGAGGGTCTCAGCCACCGTCTATCATGGAGGACTCTCGTACTACAGACGAAGACGGGTGGAACACGCATTTACAAAACAACGCTATGCGTGCGTAGTCACGACTGCTGCACTCGGCGCGGGTGTCGATCTTCCTGCATCTCAGGTCATCTTTGAATCACTGGCTATGGGCGCAAACTGGCTCTCGATAGCCGAATTCGAACAGATGCTTGGTCGTGCCGGAAGATTAGGAAAACATGATCGTGGAAAGGTCTATGTTGTTGTTGAACCAGATAGAAAGTATCACAGCGGCCAAGACAGGACAGAGGATGCAATTGCAGCAGAACTCCTTAATGGCGTTGTTGAGGATGTTGAGCCATTTGCTGATCTTGAGACCTCAGCCGAACAGGCACTCGCATCCATCAGTGCCACGGGAGTGAGAAAGCTTGAGGATGTGGCAAGAGTCTACCGAAAACATCTCTCAATGTCAGTACCACCATCAGATGCATTGAAACATCTTGTCCGCCACCACATGGTGCGAGTACAAAATGGGATCAATGTCACTGCGCTCGGAAAGGCAACAACACTCTCATTCTTGAAACCCACCGAGGGCCTTGAGGTCTACAAACTCACAGACAAGATGGATGTGCTCGACATCGCCATCAAGCTGGAACCCTTCGAGAATGTATACTTGAGCAGTAAACTCCAAGGCGAGGTTGATTCTGCATTCAAGACGCACATGCCTACTCGACTCTTTTCGGGCGTCTTCTCAGACATAAGCGATCTCTCACAAAAGCGAGGCGGGGCCGCCCGTCTACCAAGTTGGGTCTTTGATGTCTTTGCAAAATGGGCAAGTACGTTCTTCAACTGTGGCTGCCCACTCTATCCGGAATGCGACCACGGAAAGATACGGCTCGGACGTTGGTTGGTCGAACATAGAAAGGCGGGATTGAATCCCACTGGACTGGCAAAGAAGCTGCACGATGAGTTTCATCTCTGGGCGTATCCGGGTGACATATACTCGTGGCTCGACTCATTAATTCATAATTTAAAAGCCGTACAGAGAATTGCAGCAGTGGCCGGAAAGGTCGATCTGGGAGTTGAGATCGAGGGGCAGATCGCAATGATCGAAAAGCCCCTCAAAGAAGAGACAGGTACAGAGAAATCGGCGAAAGAGGAATGA
- a CDS encoding MBL fold metallo-hydrolase: MSVVNVRASRGGFVLEYGDMQIGFDTSVPNGPTLLSHSHADHTRSIQHASEIIATKGTIDTFTARGGRVHSKVTIVETGSSIFYGDLIITVLNAGHVLGSSMFLIELADNQRVLYTGDFNTEDSLVHSRAHPVDADVLIMDSTYGEPRWVFPSRERVYGDIVTTAKQTLDEGKTPRFHAYSLGKAQEAIALLQREGFDVVTGNKSIDRVSQVYNRHGSGLEFTPLDSQEAKHLFEAGCVVVSSSNRHMFYNLAKLMGSHLAKQIEATTEDFNLSGWTLSQYGKGGLPLSAHTDYPGLIKFAKAVSPVITYCFTENGRVMADGLSKEGLAAIPLE, encoded by the coding sequence ATGTCTGTTGTAAATGTCCGAGCAAGTAGAGGAGGTTTCGTTCTCGAGTACGGTGACATGCAGATTGGTTTTGATACAAGCGTTCCTAATGGACCCACACTGCTCTCTCATTCTCATGCTGATCATACACGATCCATCCAGCACGCGAGTGAGATCATTGCAACTAAGGGAACTATAGATACATTCACCGCACGTGGGGGTCGTGTCCACAGTAAAGTCACGATTGTCGAGACCGGCTCCAGCATCTTCTATGGTGATCTGATCATCACCGTACTGAATGCCGGACATGTCCTCGGTTCGTCAATGTTTCTCATCGAGCTTGCAGACAATCAGCGAGTGCTCTATACTGGTGACTTTAATACAGAAGACAGTCTAGTTCACTCGCGAGCGCATCCTGTTGATGCGGATGTCCTGATCATGGACTCCACCTATGGTGAACCACGCTGGGTGTTTCCAAGCCGTGAACGAGTGTATGGTGATATCGTAACGACTGCAAAGCAGACCCTAGACGAGGGCAAGACTCCCCGTTTTCATGCCTACTCACTCGGCAAGGCGCAAGAGGCAATCGCGCTTCTGCAGCGTGAAGGATTTGACGTGGTTACAGGAAACAAGAGTATAGATCGAGTCTCGCAGGTCTATAATCGTCATGGTTCAGGTCTCGAATTCACGCCGCTCGATTCGCAAGAGGCCAAGCATCTCTTCGAGGCCGGTTGTGTGGTGGTTTCCTCCTCCAATCGACATATGTTCTATAATCTTGCAAAGCTGATGGGGTCGCACTTGGCCAAACAGATCGAGGCGACCACGGAGGACTTTAATCTCTCTGGGTGGACATTATCACAATATGGAAAGGGTGGTCTTCCCCTGAGTGCCCATACAGACTATCCCGGGCTCATCAAGTTTGCAAAAGCGGTCAGCCCTGTGATTACGTACTGCTTTACGGAGAACGGGCGCGTCATGGCGGATGGACTGTCTAAAGAGGGGCTTGCTGCAATTCCGCTGGAGTAG
- a CDS encoding DUF131 domain-containing protein, with amino-acid sequence MMMQVNTFYPALSLMLMVIGIILVVYGLWLHFAQSHGDVDVVEHESKGFILLGPIPIVWGYGWKGWVLALLIGIILFSLFFLFPF; translated from the coding sequence ATGATGATGCAGGTAAACACTTTCTATCCAGCACTTTCACTGATGTTAATGGTTATCGGGATCATACTTGTGGTCTATGGACTGTGGCTTCACTTTGCTCAGTCGCACGGTGATGTTGATGTTGTTGAACATGAGAGTAAGGGCTTTATCCTTCTTGGACCGATACCAATAGTCTGGGGCTATGGCTGGAAAGGCTGGGTCCTCGCTCTTTTAATTGGAATAATCCTCTTCTCTCTCTTCTTTCTGTTTCCCTTCTGA
- a CDS encoding NYN domain-containing protein, which produces MTSVAVFWDIENCAPPKNIRGSLVEEKLRKYLTGLGPIKQISAYAQMKDFPHELKQELQHSGVHLIDAPHLSEKDVVDHMIITDMYLFAMNNAHPQKIVLISGDIDYAYPLARLRQHQYEIILVIPPVGANRMLIEQADVILEWNDIMGRSGSASKTGFEGQRMRFEFLRSILEEMEQDGMTPAKDLSEIEIRLDAKYPTWKQTTKFDSIEEYYAAYEKVWASTTAQDSLENSDIDEEDVHEEVDPDRYSPLITVLHQAESQGTREPELAWIGIALRSLMDDPLRYLGIKRLKDYVLEAQEYGIVKVRQDGLQHYVSLIHKAEREKPSSLDDTDLDLLEQALESLRQDEVIPTSKAVLGRMRELGDGWIVSKSSYGSLRHLLDVAKDQRGIIIETSHSFQLIFPKSGKFDYWDPNDSDNDPFSNEEWVAFEDFLKAHSDLRVKGRYGLAKMVKDQCEVLSSLSLGKLTVLVQLAINKGWLTFYQDKLGLSPIYK; this is translated from the coding sequence ATGACATCAGTAGCCGTATTTTGGGATATCGAAAATTGTGCTCCACCTAAGAATATACGTGGTTCGCTTGTCGAAGAAAAACTACGTAAATATCTTACAGGTTTAGGGCCAATTAAGCAAATATCTGCTTACGCTCAGATGAAGGATTTTCCACATGAATTGAAGCAAGAGCTTCAACATTCTGGTGTACACTTGATAGATGCACCACACCTTTCGGAGAAAGATGTTGTGGATCACATGATTATTACAGACATGTATCTTTTTGCGATGAATAATGCACACCCACAAAAGATAGTGCTTATCTCTGGCGATATTGATTATGCATACCCTTTGGCAAGACTAAGGCAACATCAATATGAGATTATATTAGTTATACCCCCAGTTGGAGCGAATCGAATGCTAATAGAGCAAGCCGATGTAATTCTTGAATGGAATGACATTATGGGTCGGAGTGGTAGTGCTTCAAAAACAGGGTTCGAAGGCCAAAGAATGCGTTTTGAATTTTTAAGGTCTATTCTTGAAGAAATGGAACAAGATGGCATGACTCCTGCAAAAGATTTAAGCGAAATCGAAATACGACTTGATGCAAAATATCCCACTTGGAAACAAACCACGAAGTTCGATTCTATAGAAGAGTACTATGCAGCCTACGAAAAAGTTTGGGCTTCTACGACAGCTCAAGATTCCTTGGAAAATTCCGATATTGATGAAGAAGATGTTCACGAGGAAGTAGATCCTGATCGTTATAGTCCTTTGATAACGGTTTTGCATCAAGCTGAATCACAGGGCACTCGTGAACCCGAATTGGCATGGATTGGTATTGCACTTAGATCATTGATGGATGATCCGTTACGTTATCTAGGGATAAAGCGTTTGAAAGACTATGTGTTAGAAGCTCAAGAATATGGAATAGTCAAAGTTAGGCAAGATGGTCTTCAGCATTATGTTTCGTTGATTCACAAAGCAGAACGTGAGAAACCCTCCAGTCTTGATGATACAGATTTAGATTTGCTCGAGCAGGCACTTGAATCACTGAGGCAAGATGAAGTGATTCCTACGAGCAAGGCTGTCTTAGGACGTATGAGAGAACTTGGTGATGGTTGGATTGTTTCCAAGTCATCATATGGAAGTTTAAGGCATCTACTCGATGTGGCTAAAGATCAACGTGGAATAATCATCGAAACAAGTCACTCATTCCAACTTATTTTCCCCAAATCTGGAAAATTTGACTATTGGGATCCAAATGATAGTGATAACGATCCATTCTCCAACGAAGAATGGGTCGCCTTTGAAGATTTTTTAAAGGCACATAGTGATCTCAGAGTGAAAGGGCGTTATGGTCTTGCTAAGATGGTTAAAGACCAATGTGAGGTGTTATCCTCTCTATCGCTAGGAAAACTAACGGTATTGGTTCAGCTTGCTATAAACAAAGGCTGGTTGACATTTTATCAAGACAAATTAGGACTCTCTCCAATTTATAAATGA
- a CDS encoding alcohol dehydrogenase catalytic domain-containing protein, whose translation MKSLILTRDGLQLGDTPMPSLMPGETRIEIRAVGLCKSDLAIWQGEMNADLPLILGHEISGFVHESTDPSLKPGTPVTTEIFRFCERCYYCRHGMRQHCVNREILGMTTDGGLAEYISVSTDMIHVLPEGVDAIEGTFTEPLASAIATVQAAPATKDEVVAIIGSGRLGLLTAQVYDAAGAEVYLIGKNHWKLGLARQLGLRHVIDNTQADWKRKILDNTEGAGPRLVVDVTGSKEGLDTALDIVREGGTVALKSLVGVNGGISPAMIVNRGLKIVGSLGGPFNTALDMLAKGRIEVKRLVTKQFVIDEGIAAFEYATKPNAIKVIINI comes from the coding sequence ATGAAGTCGCTAATTCTCACACGGGATGGACTCCAACTTGGGGACACACCAATGCCATCACTCATGCCGGGCGAGACCCGAATTGAGATCCGTGCTGTAGGGCTATGTAAATCGGATCTAGCAATCTGGCAGGGTGAAATGAATGCCGATCTCCCACTCATCTTGGGCCATGAGATCTCAGGGTTTGTACATGAGAGCACAGACCCCTCCCTCAAACCAGGGACCCCGGTGACCACAGAGATCTTTCGTTTTTGTGAACGCTGCTACTACTGCCGACATGGAATGCGTCAACACTGTGTCAATAGAGAAATATTAGGAATGACAACGGACGGTGGCCTGGCCGAATATATCAGCGTATCCACAGATATGATCCATGTCCTGCCAGAAGGTGTTGATGCAATTGAAGGGACATTCACAGAACCCTTAGCATCAGCGATTGCCACAGTACAGGCCGCACCTGCTACAAAAGACGAGGTTGTTGCAATAATTGGCTCGGGACGGTTAGGGCTTCTCACTGCACAGGTATATGATGCGGCCGGAGCCGAGGTCTATCTTATTGGTAAGAATCACTGGAAGCTTGGACTGGCAAGACAGCTCGGATTACGTCACGTGATTGATAACACCCAAGCAGACTGGAAACGAAAGATCCTAGACAACACAGAAGGCGCAGGCCCAAGACTGGTTGTAGATGTCACAGGATCAAAAGAGGGGTTGGACACAGCCTTGGATATCGTGAGAGAAGGAGGTACTGTAGCCCTGAAGAGCTTGGTCGGAGTCAATGGAGGAATCTCACCAGCGATGATCGTAAACCGAGGTCTCAAAATTGTAGGGAGCCTTGGTGGCCCCTTCAACACTGCACTGGACATGCTTGCAAAGGGACGCATCGAAGTCAAGCGACTTGTGACGAAACAATTTGTTATTGACGAGGGGATTGCCGCTTTCGAGTATGCAACAAAACCAAATGCCATAAAAGTAATTATTAATATCTGA
- a CDS encoding type II secretion system F family protein: MTLYERACHVAGKMPIFSRAGRHQHSHDLERATRFLAPLIRITPQEVVAGSYLYSILTLITVFGVGQFLGLSLLAVVPLAVINALFVYFAFSTYPVNRMNSYKLSLSEEADIIFEQFLLIFQSGGTIFDAIEMVAESDHPYLSQAFKEMIAKIMEGISPETLLSEFARNQPSDDLRRYITAVLSAMEQKTDLLEALSGESYEADMVLRSKNLELESRLLIVAALVTYTPIMFTLAASLAGFATNPLVMLLIPILVGLNAILRTRFSRAFAAYFDRPQNEGITRPTQKEILREYDEFLNLLMLVSERLRTGDTLEVALAQSRDDASPEVRPIVDRFLELIYEQQMSLQEAIEEAASLALGQRVAYLFRLMGRMCEASATDAGIRLGRIVTRLIKRTAVAKERESIIAAQRLKVYLLGLTSAIVLGLLSALAPFLFVASLFKGGGTTFGTISMWDLAPLLITLLALTISTGYQSTLMINGSRPRLMGLISGTLYWLSFVFAGSMMGLLS, encoded by the coding sequence ATGACACTATACGAACGAGCGTGCCATGTAGCAGGAAAGATGCCCATCTTTTCTCGTGCAGGAAGACACCAGCATAGTCATGATCTGGAACGTGCCACAAGGTTTCTGGCACCGCTCATTCGAATCACTCCGCAAGAGGTAGTTGCGGGAAGCTACCTCTACTCAATTCTCACATTGATCACAGTCTTTGGTGTTGGGCAGTTCTTGGGACTCTCATTATTGGCGGTCGTGCCACTTGCCGTCATCAATGCATTGTTCGTCTATTTTGCCTTTTCCACATACCCGGTAAATCGTATGAATTCATACAAGTTGAGTCTCTCTGAAGAAGCGGATATCATCTTCGAACAGTTCTTGCTCATCTTTCAGTCGGGAGGCACCATCTTCGACGCCATTGAGATGGTCGCGGAATCCGATCACCCGTATCTCTCACAGGCATTCAAAGAGATGATAGCAAAGATCATGGAGGGCATATCTCCCGAGACCCTGCTCTCAGAGTTTGCGCGAAACCAACCCTCTGATGACCTTCGAAGATACATCACCGCAGTCCTCTCAGCAATGGAACAAAAGACAGATCTCTTAGAGGCCTTGTCGGGAGAATCGTATGAGGCAGATATGGTACTGCGTTCCAAGAATCTCGAACTCGAGAGCAGGTTACTCATCGTTGCTGCGCTGGTAACCTACACGCCGATCATGTTCACCCTTGCAGCATCACTTGCGGGGTTTGCCACAAATCCTCTTGTCATGCTGTTGATCCCAATACTTGTCGGGCTGAACGCCATCTTGCGAACAAGATTCTCTCGCGCCTTTGCAGCGTACTTTGATAGACCACAGAATGAAGGGATCACTAGACCCACGCAAAAAGAGATCCTTCGAGAGTATGATGAGTTCCTCAACCTTCTGATGCTTGTGAGTGAGCGGCTAAGAACAGGCGATACATTAGAGGTTGCATTGGCGCAGAGTAGAGATGATGCCTCGCCAGAAGTGAGACCGATCGTAGACAGGTTTCTTGAGTTGATATATGAGCAACAGATGTCACTTCAAGAGGCGATCGAGGAGGCAGCCTCACTCGCACTGGGCCAACGTGTAGCGTATCTGTTCCGCCTCATGGGGCGAATGTGTGAGGCCTCGGCCACAGACGCCGGAATCCGGTTAGGTAGGATCGTCACACGGTTGATCAAGAGGACAGCGGTTGCAAAGGAGAGAGAGTCGATCATTGCTGCACAACGGCTGAAGGTGTACCTGCTTGGTCTCACAAGTGCGATCGTACTGGGACTATTATCTGCCCTTGCACCGTTCCTCTTTGTGGCCTCACTCTTCAAAGGAGGAGGCACGACCTTTGGAACCATATCGATGTGGGATCTCGCGCCTCTACTAATTACGTTACTGGCTTTGACTATATCAACAGGCTATCAGAGCACATTGATGATAAATGGCTCCAGACCGCGACTAATGGGTCTCATCAGTGGCACCTTATACTGGTTGTCGTTTGTATTTGCAGGTTCGATGATGGGACTTCTCTCATAG